The DNA region GCGAGCGTCGTAGCTTCGTCGATCGACAGGTGGTCGCGGATCGCCGACAGCGCGAACGCGCTCACGTCGTCGGGAACCTCGTTGGGCGCTTGGTCGGCGACGACCAGTCCCGGATTCGTCCGGTCGTCGGCCGTCTCCGCGAGGTCCTCGAGCGTCGCCCGGGCGATTTCGAGGGCCGTCTCTGGATCGCACTCGTGGTCACCGAGGTGGACCGCGAGGGCAGCGTTCCCGCGAGTCTTGTGTTCGACGGCGGGGTTGAGTCGGACGAGGAGCAGGCGCTCGACGGTCGCGCCCGTCCGTTCGGACAGGCGGCTGGCCACTTCAGTCGCGACGTAGGTCGTACACATCCCGCGCTCGCGGGAGTCCGTATCGTCGAGGCCGACGACGGTCATCGCTGCTCGTTGGACCGCGAGTCGTTAACCGGTTTCGCCTCGCGGTTTCCACGAGTACACTGACTCCGATCGATCGTGTCAGTTCGTCCAGTTATAAAACCGGGTGCTCGAATCTCGAGGGATGGCGACGATCCGGCCGAAACCCAAAAAGACCGGACGGAACGGCGCCATCGGGGAAACGCTCATATACCAGGAGTGACTTACCTTTCCCTATGTCCCGATCCGCACTGGTCGGCAACGTCACCGCGATGCTCGAGGACGCGGGCTTTACGGTGAGCGACCGGTGTGCAATTCGCCCGAAGAGCTTCGACATCGCGGCCCGCCGCGGCGAGGACCTGATCCTCGTGAAGATCCTCGGCAACGTCGACGCCTTCAACCAGGCGACCGGCCACGAGATGCGCCGACTCGGCACCTACCTCGAGGCGACGCCGCTGGTCATCGGCCTGCGCAGTCGCGACGAGGACCTGAAACCCGACGTGGTCTACTTCCGCCACGGCGTCCCGGTGTTCAGCCCCGACACGGCCTACAACCTGTTCGTCGAGGGCGTCCCGCCGCTGATCTACGCGGCCCCCGGCGGGCTCTACGTCAACATCGACGGCGATCTGCTGGCCGACGAGCGCGAATCTCGCGAGTGGAGCCTGGGCCGGCTGGCGAACGAACTCGGCGTCTCCCGCCGGACGGTCTCGAAGTACGAGGACGGCATGAACGCCTCCATCGAGGTCGCGATGGCGCTCGAGGACCTCTTCGACGCGCCCCTGACCAGTCCGGTCGACGTCCTCGAGGGCACGGAGGACGTTCGCGAGCGCGAGGCGACGCCCGAAGAGCCGGACGCCGACCCCGACGACGAGGAGGTCGTCGCGGTCCTCACGCGGGCGGGCTACCGGGTCCACCCGACGCTGCGCTCGCCGTTCAAGGCCGTCAGCCAGGACGAGGCCGACGACGAGGACGTCGTCCTCACCGGCCACTCCCAGTTCACCAAGGCGGCGGAGAAACGC from Natronosalvus rutilus includes:
- a CDS encoding transcriptional regulator, whose product is MSRSALVGNVTAMLEDAGFTVSDRCAIRPKSFDIAARRGEDLILVKILGNVDAFNQATGHEMRRLGTYLEATPLVIGLRSRDEDLKPDVVYFRHGVPVFSPDTAYNLFVEGVPPLIYAAPGGLYVNIDGDLLADERESREWSLGRLANELGVSRRTVSKYEDGMNASIEVAMALEDLFDAPLTSPVDVLEGTEDVREREATPEEPDADPDDEEVVAVLTRAGYRVHPTLRSPFKAVSQDEADDEDVVLTGHSQFTKAAEKRARIMSSIGQVTHTQSVYVVDRAKQENVDGTALVEREELEGLDDAAELRKVIRERAKREEAA